One window from the genome of Pseudomonas frederiksbergensis encodes:
- a CDS encoding TolC family outer membrane protein, protein MTDRCRYGVRVLLSLCTSWAVIGPAWAAEGGLSLTAAYDASRLNDPTLQTATHAYDASRQEEAIGRGGLYPQVSLSSRYGYGGRTDGGDDSSYVNSNDYQANSVTLAAQQPLYDKGRWAAYQEGKARGVLGSQQFDVAGQALFDRVAKGYFDVARAENELKLIAQQKTAIRGLVVQSKKLYEGGQGAITDIDEAQARLDLVEAQETEAQARRVAALRALSGRTSVPIDDIQPMREELPTGSPIPPEQDLPYWTAIAREASPELAARLAAVKVAEAQADSQRAGHYPTLSLTTQLTRRETRQYQELDPRQDTYYVGVQLDIPLYRGGAVRASVAKAEAQLAGAQSDYDVQRQELAESIETDYLGVVAGFAKSKAMLRAVESNQRALTSTEKGFQGGVRSTVDILDAQQRLFQARRDLLDTKLDMLQSYVSLHTHTGQMNRAVLEQVQSLF, encoded by the coding sequence ATGACCGACCGTTGCCGTTATGGCGTCCGTGTGCTGTTGAGCCTGTGCACCAGTTGGGCGGTGATCGGCCCCGCCTGGGCGGCGGAGGGCGGGTTGAGCCTGACCGCCGCCTACGACGCCTCGCGGCTCAATGACCCAACCTTGCAGACCGCGACCCACGCCTACGACGCGTCACGACAGGAGGAGGCGATCGGGCGTGGCGGGCTTTATCCGCAAGTGTCGCTGTCATCGCGTTATGGCTATGGCGGGCGTACGGACGGCGGCGATGACAGCAGTTATGTGAACAGCAACGATTACCAGGCGAACAGCGTGACCCTGGCGGCACAACAACCCCTTTACGATAAGGGGCGCTGGGCGGCGTACCAGGAAGGCAAGGCGCGGGGCGTGCTTGGCAGCCAGCAGTTCGATGTGGCCGGCCAAGCCTTGTTCGATCGCGTCGCCAAGGGCTACTTCGATGTCGCGCGCGCCGAGAATGAACTCAAGTTGATTGCCCAGCAAAAAACCGCCATCCGTGGCTTGGTCGTGCAGAGCAAAAAGCTCTATGAGGGCGGCCAGGGCGCGATTACCGATATCGACGAGGCCCAGGCCCGGCTCGATCTGGTGGAGGCCCAGGAAACCGAAGCCCAGGCGCGCCGCGTGGCTGCGTTGCGGGCGTTGTCGGGGCGTACGAGCGTGCCCATCGACGACATCCAGCCGATGCGCGAAGAGTTGCCCACCGGCAGCCCCATCCCGCCTGAGCAGGATTTGCCTTACTGGACGGCAATCGCTCGCGAGGCCAGCCCCGAATTGGCGGCACGGCTGGCGGCGGTGAAAGTTGCCGAGGCCCAGGCCGACAGCCAGCGCGCCGGGCATTATCCGACGTTGTCGTTGACCACCCAGTTGACCCGTCGGGAAACCCGCCAGTACCAGGAGCTCGATCCGCGCCAGGACACCTATTACGTTGGCGTTCAACTGGACATTCCGTTGTACCGCGGCGGCGCGGTCCGCGCCTCGGTAGCCAAGGCCGAGGCACAGTTGGCTGGCGCCCAGTCGGACTATGACGTGCAGCGCCAGGAACTGGCGGAATCAATCGAGACCGATTACCTGGGCGTGGTCGCGGGGTTCGCCAAGAGCAAGGCGATGCTACGGGCGGTGGAGTCCAACCAGCGGGCGCTGACCTCCACCGAGAAGGGGTTCCAGGGCGGCGTGCGTTCGACCGTCGATATCCTCGACGCCCAGCAACGCTTGTTCCAGGCGCGCCGGGACCTGCTCGATACCAAGCTCGACATGCTGCAAAGCTATGTAAGCCTGCACACCCACACCGGCCAGATGAACCGTGCAGTGCTGGAGCAGGTGCAAAGCCTGTTCTGA
- a CDS encoding HlyD family type I secretion periplasmic adaptor subunit has product MRDLKPTAAAHGEHGLSVLSSNTLPSASTDAGGAARYGVVFLALTLGGFLLWACLAPLDQGVVGSGTVVVAGERKAVQSLVGGVVEKLLVSDGDRVSQGQLLVQLNTVQAQSQLDVTLGKLLNDRSIEARLMAERLGADEIQWPQQLLERADEPRVKAAMALQSQLFMTRRAELGSRLQIIEHEIGALQQQLQGYEGVKRNYDAQMRFQQQELVGLRELAREGYVPRNKLFEAERNAAQLAGQIASGIGDVGRTRQAINESRLKALQAQQEFRRDAETQLSEVSAEAAGYADQIRALQFEVDNGAIRAPVAGQVMDLSIHTVGGVAQAGQTLMQVVPLDAPMAITARFDPLMANKLTPGLPVHVHFTALQRVDTPTVTGTVTTVSADQLIDEQTHQPYFSAKVEIPAETVVSLQSAGLLVRPGMLADVTVVTGERTLMNYLMKPLRERLLAAFKEE; this is encoded by the coding sequence ATGCGTGATTTGAAACCGACCGCAGCGGCCCACGGTGAGCATGGCTTGAGCGTGCTCAGCAGCAACACGCTGCCCAGCGCCAGCACTGATGCGGGCGGCGCGGCGCGCTACGGCGTGGTTTTCCTCGCCCTGACCCTGGGCGGTTTTCTGCTTTGGGCGTGCCTGGCACCGCTCGATCAAGGCGTGGTCGGCAGCGGCACCGTGGTGGTGGCGGGGGAGCGCAAGGCGGTGCAGTCGCTGGTGGGCGGCGTGGTGGAGAAACTACTGGTCAGTGACGGTGACCGCGTCAGCCAGGGGCAACTGTTGGTGCAGCTCAACACGGTGCAGGCCCAGTCGCAGTTGGACGTGACCCTGGGCAAGCTGCTCAACGACCGCAGTATCGAGGCGCGGTTGATGGCTGAGCGCCTGGGCGCCGATGAAATCCAGTGGCCGCAGCAATTGCTGGAGCGCGCCGACGAGCCCCGCGTCAAGGCAGCCATGGCCCTGCAGAGCCAATTGTTCATGACCCGACGTGCCGAGCTGGGCAGTCGCTTGCAGATCATCGAGCACGAAATCGGCGCCTTGCAGCAACAGTTGCAGGGCTACGAAGGGGTCAAGCGCAACTACGACGCGCAGATGCGCTTTCAACAACAGGAGCTCGTGGGGCTGCGGGAGCTGGCCCGCGAAGGCTACGTGCCGCGCAACAAGCTCTTCGAGGCCGAGCGCAACGCGGCGCAACTGGCCGGACAGATCGCTTCTGGCATCGGCGACGTCGGCCGCACGCGCCAAGCCATCAACGAGAGTCGGCTCAAGGCGTTGCAGGCGCAGCAGGAATTCCGCCGCGATGCTGAAACCCAGCTCAGCGAAGTGTCGGCCGAAGCCGCCGGCTATGCCGATCAGATCCGCGCCTTGCAATTCGAAGTCGACAACGGTGCGATCCGCGCGCCAGTGGCGGGCCAGGTCATGGATTTGTCCATCCATACGGTGGGCGGTGTCGCCCAGGCCGGGCAAACGTTGATGCAGGTGGTGCCGTTGGACGCACCGATGGCGATCACCGCGCGCTTTGATCCGTTGATGGCCAACAAACTCACTCCCGGGCTGCCCGTGCATGTGCATTTCACCGCCCTGCAACGGGTGGATACGCCGACGGTGACCGGCACGGTCACCACCGTGTCGGCGGATCAGTTGATCGACGAGCAGACCCACCAGCCGTACTTCTCCGCCAAGGTCGAGATTCCCGCCGAGACGGTTGTCTCGTTGCAAAGCGCCGGGCTGCTGGTGCGCCCCGGCATGCTCGCCGACGTCACCGTGGTGACGGGTGAGCGCACCCTGATGAATTACCTGATGAAACCCCTGCGCGAACGCTTGCTGGCTGCCTTCAAAGAGGAATGA
- a CDS encoding amino acid permease, giving the protein MTSPTFKDSNGHLAQGFKPRHVTMLSIAGIIGAGLFVGSGHAIAAAGPAVMLAYLFSGLLVVLVMRMLGEMAVARPDTGSFSTYADQAIGRWAGFTIGWLYWWFWVLVIPIEALAAGHVMNQWFPAVDAWLFASVSIIALAVTNLFSVSKYGEFEFWFAMAKVVAIIGFISLGFAVLMGWIPEREASGLSRLMEEYGGFAPNGLSAVVGAFITIMFSFIGTEAVTIAAAESSNPAQNIAKATRSVIWRIGVFYLLSIFVVISVVPWNDPLLASVGSYQRALELMNIPHAKFMVDVVVLIAVASCMNSSIYIASRMLYSLGRRGDAPRAVEVTSSAGVPRAAVIASTVLGLGITLFSYFMPAGLFQFLLASSGAIALLVYLAIAVSQLRMRRQLVRQGVELGFRMWLFPWLTWAVILFICGALAVMMVTPEHRSEVSTTLGLALVISFIGLVTSRQSPQPEEAVSLG; this is encoded by the coding sequence ATGACCAGCCCGACCTTCAAGGATTCGAACGGCCACCTGGCGCAGGGCTTCAAGCCTCGTCACGTCACCATGCTTTCAATTGCCGGGATAATCGGTGCAGGCCTGTTTGTCGGATCGGGCCATGCCATCGCCGCTGCAGGCCCCGCCGTGATGCTGGCGTATCTTTTTTCCGGTCTGCTGGTGGTGCTCGTCATGCGCATGCTGGGCGAGATGGCGGTGGCGCGGCCGGATACCGGTTCGTTTTCCACCTACGCCGACCAGGCGATCGGGCGCTGGGCCGGCTTCACCATCGGTTGGCTCTACTGGTGGTTCTGGGTGTTGGTGATTCCCATCGAGGCGCTGGCCGCCGGCCATGTCATGAACCAGTGGTTTCCCGCCGTCGATGCCTGGCTGTTCGCCTCGGTGTCGATCATCGCCCTGGCGGTGACGAACCTGTTCAGCGTGTCCAAGTATGGTGAGTTCGAGTTCTGGTTCGCCATGGCCAAGGTGGTGGCGATCATCGGTTTCATCTCCCTGGGCTTCGCGGTCCTGATGGGCTGGATTCCCGAGCGCGAAGCCAGTGGCTTGAGTCGCTTGATGGAAGAATATGGCGGCTTCGCGCCCAATGGCTTGTCGGCCGTGGTCGGGGCGTTCATCACGATCATGTTCAGCTTCATCGGGACGGAAGCGGTGACGATCGCTGCCGCCGAGTCCAGCAACCCCGCACAGAACATCGCCAAGGCCACCCGCTCGGTGATCTGGCGCATCGGCGTGTTCTACCTGCTGTCGATCTTCGTGGTGATTTCCGTGGTGCCGTGGAACGATCCTCTCTTGGCGTCGGTGGGTTCCTACCAGCGGGCACTGGAGTTGATGAACATTCCCCACGCCAAGTTCATGGTGGACGTGGTGGTGTTGATCGCCGTGGCCAGTTGCATGAACTCCTCGATCTACATCGCTTCGCGCATGCTCTATTCCCTGGGGCGGCGTGGCGATGCGCCGAGGGCGGTGGAAGTCACGTCGTCCGCCGGGGTGCCCAGGGCAGCGGTGATTGCCAGTACCGTGTTGGGGTTGGGCATCACCTTGTTCAGCTATTTCATGCCGGCCGGGTTGTTCCAGTTCCTACTCGCCAGCTCCGGCGCCATCGCGCTGTTGGTGTACCTGGCAATCGCCGTCTCCCAATTACGCATGCGCCGCCAGCTGGTTCGGCAAGGTGTTGAGCTGGGCTTTCGCATGTGGTTGTTTCCCTGGCTCACCTGGGCGGTAATCCTGTTCATCTGCGGCGCGCTGGCGGTGATGATGGTGACACCCGAGCACCGCAGCGAGGTGAGCACCACCCTTGGCCTGGCCCTGGTCATTTCCTTTATCGGATTGGTGACGTCGCGGCAATCGCCGCAGCCTGAAGAAGCGGTGTCCCTGGGTTAA
- a CDS encoding isochorismate lyase, translated as MEVKNHLSPAQCTGMEDIRQEIDALDQAVIKLLGRRFQYVLAASKFKTSATSVRAPERFKAMLTTRREWAEAEGLDPDAIEKLYSDLVNHFIAQEMKHWTAQQPQT; from the coding sequence ATGGAAGTAAAAAACCACCTATCCCCTGCGCAATGCACCGGCATGGAAGACATCCGCCAGGAAATCGATGCCCTCGACCAAGCCGTCATCAAACTGTTGGGCAGACGCTTTCAATACGTACTCGCTGCGTCGAAGTTCAAGACATCGGCCACATCGGTACGTGCACCGGAGCGCTTCAAGGCAATGTTGACGACTCGGCGGGAATGGGCCGAGGCCGAGGGGCTGGACCCGGATGCCATCGAGAAGTTGTACAGCGATCTGGTGAATCATTTTATTGCGCAAGAGATGAAACACTGGACGGCGCAGCAGCCCCAGACCTGA
- the fdhF gene encoding formate dehydrogenase subunit alpha, whose product MITIFDPASDIDLGTPARESDVQVSLTIDGREISVPSGTSVMRAAALLGTTIPKLCATDSMEAFGSCRMCLVEIDGMRGYPASCTTPVTDGMVVRTQTSKLATLRRNVMELYISDHPLDCLTCPANGNCELQTVAGQVGLREVRYGYEGANHLAEAKDVSNPYFDYDPSKCIVCSRCVRACEEIQGTFALTISGRGFDSRVEAAGGENFLDSECVSCGACVQACPTATLIDKSVVEIGQPERSVITTCAYCGVGCSFRAEMKGEQLVRMVPDKNGQANHGHSCVKGRFAWGYATHPDRITKPMIRKHINDPWQEVSWDEAVTYAASELRRIQLKYGRDSIGGITSSRCTNEETYLVQKLVRTAFGNNNVDTCARVCHSPTGYGLKQTLGESAGTQNFDSVMKADVILVMGANPTDAHPVFGSQLKRRLRQGARLIVIDPRRIDLVDSPHARAELHLQLRPGTNVAMLNALAHVIATEGLIDQPFVEARCEPADFARWRNFVSLPENSPEALGPVCGVPAEQIRAAARLYATGGNAAIYYGLGVTEHSQGSTSVMGIANLAMATGNIGREGVGVNPLRGQNNVQGSCDMGSFPHELPGYRHISNEAVRTQFEQAWNVTLQPDPGLRIPNMFEAALDGTFKALYCQGEDIAQSDPNTQHVTAALSALECVIVQDIFLNETAKFAHVFLPGSSFLEKDGTFTNAERRISRVRKVMDPLAGKADWEATIALADALGYKMHYNHPSEIMDEIARLTPTFSRVSYAELERHGSLQWPCNDAAPDGTPTMHMEEFVRGKGRFMLTGYVPTDEKVNGRYPLLLTTGRILSQYNVGAQTRRTDNVAWHEEDRLEIHPTDAENRGIAEDDWVGISSRAGQTVLRAKVTERVAPGVVYTTFHFPESGANVITTDNSDWATNCPEYKVTAVEIVRVSQPSQWQKRYQAFSDEQRRLLKERRHAEKAEVRR is encoded by the coding sequence ATGATCACGATCTTCGATCCAGCCAGCGACATCGACCTGGGCACCCCGGCCCGCGAAAGCGACGTGCAGGTCAGCCTGACCATCGACGGGCGCGAAATCAGCGTCCCCTCCGGCACCTCGGTGATGCGCGCGGCGGCCTTGCTCGGCACCACCATCCCCAAACTGTGCGCCACCGACAGCATGGAGGCCTTTGGCTCTTGCCGCATGTGTCTGGTGGAAATCGACGGCATGCGCGGTTATCCCGCATCCTGCACCACGCCGGTAACCGACGGCATGGTGGTGCGCACGCAAACGTCCAAGCTCGCCACGCTGCGCCGCAACGTGATGGAGCTGTACATTTCCGACCACCCGCTGGACTGTCTGACGTGCCCGGCCAACGGCAACTGCGAATTGCAGACCGTGGCGGGGCAGGTGGGCCTGCGTGAGGTGCGCTACGGCTACGAAGGCGCCAATCACCTGGCCGAAGCCAAGGACGTGTCCAACCCGTATTTCGACTACGACCCGAGCAAGTGCATCGTTTGCAGTCGCTGCGTGCGCGCTTGCGAGGAAATCCAGGGCACCTTTGCCTTGACCATCAGCGGGCGCGGCTTCGATTCCCGGGTGGAAGCGGCTGGCGGCGAGAACTTCCTCGACTCCGAATGCGTGTCCTGTGGCGCCTGCGTCCAAGCCTGCCCGACGGCCACGCTGATCGACAAAAGCGTGGTGGAGATCGGCCAGCCGGAGCGCAGCGTCATCACTACCTGCGCCTATTGCGGCGTGGGCTGCTCGTTCCGCGCCGAGATGAAAGGCGAACAACTGGTGCGCATGGTCCCGGACAAGAACGGCCAGGCCAACCACGGCCACTCCTGCGTCAAGGGCCGCTTCGCCTGGGGCTATGCGACGCACCCGGACCGCATCACCAAGCCGATGATCCGCAAGCACATCAACGACCCGTGGCAGGAAGTCAGCTGGGACGAGGCGGTCACCTACGCCGCCAGCGAACTGCGCCGCATCCAGCTCAAGTACGGGCGTGATTCCATCGGTGGCATCACATCCAGCCGCTGCACCAACGAAGAAACCTATCTGGTGCAGAAGCTGGTGCGCACGGCGTTCGGCAACAACAACGTCGACACCTGCGCCCGGGTCTGCCATTCGCCGACCGGCTATGGCCTCAAGCAAACCTTGGGTGAGTCCGCCGGTACCCAGAATTTCGATTCGGTGATGAAAGCCGACGTCATCCTGGTGATGGGCGCCAACCCCACCGACGCGCACCCGGTGTTCGGTTCGCAACTCAAGCGCCGCCTGCGCCAGGGCGCGCGGTTGATCGTCATCGACCCACGGCGCATCGACCTGGTGGATTCGCCCCACGCCCGCGCCGAACTGCACTTGCAACTGCGTCCGGGCACCAACGTGGCGATGCTTAACGCGCTGGCCCATGTGATTGCCACCGAAGGCTTGATTGACCAACCCTTTGTCGAGGCGCGCTGCGAGCCTGCTGACTTTGCCCGCTGGCGCAATTTCGTCAGCCTGCCGGAAAATTCCCCCGAGGCCCTGGGCCCGGTCTGCGGCGTGCCTGCCGAGCAGATTCGCGCCGCCGCGCGCCTCTACGCCACGGGCGGCAACGCGGCCATCTACTATGGCCTCGGCGTCACCGAACACAGCCAGGGCAGCACCTCGGTGATGGGCATCGCCAACCTCGCCATGGCCACCGGCAATATCGGCCGAGAAGGCGTCGGCGTGAACCCGTTGCGCGGCCAGAACAATGTCCAGGGTTCGTGTGACATGGGCTCGTTCCCGCATGAGCTGCCCGGCTACCGGCACATCTCCAACGAAGCGGTGCGCACCCAGTTCGAACAGGCCTGGAACGTGACCCTGCAACCCGACCCGGGCCTGCGCATCCCGAACATGTTCGAGGCGGCGCTGGACGGCACCTTCAAAGCGCTTTACTGCCAAGGCGAGGACATCGCCCAGAGCGATCCCAACACCCAACATGTGACGGCTGCGTTGTCCGCTCTGGAATGCGTGATCGTCCAGGACATTTTCCTCAATGAAACGGCCAAGTTCGCCCACGTGTTCCTGCCGGGCAGCTCGTTCCTGGAAAAGGACGGCACCTTCACCAACGCCGAGCGCCGCATCTCCCGCGTGCGCAAGGTGATGGACCCATTGGCCGGTAAAGCCGACTGGGAAGCCACCATCGCCCTGGCAGACGCCCTGGGCTACAAGATGCACTACAACCATCCTTCGGAGATCATGGATGAAATCGCCCGCCTGACGCCGACATTCAGCCGCGTCAGCTACGCCGAACTGGAGCGTCACGGCAGCCTGCAATGGCCGTGCAACGACGCCGCGCCGGACGGCACGCCGACCATGCACATGGAGGAGTTCGTGCGCGGCAAAGGACGTTTCATGCTCACCGGCTACGTACCCACCGACGAGAAGGTCAACGGTCGTTATCCGCTGTTGCTGACCACCGGACGCATCCTCAGCCAGTACAACGTCGGCGCCCAGACCCGGCGCACCGACAACGTCGCCTGGCACGAGGAAGATCGCCTGGAAATCCACCCGACCGACGCCGAAAACCGTGGTATCGCGGAAGACGATTGGGTCGGCATCAGCAGCCGCGCCGGGCAGACCGTGCTACGGGCCAAGGTGACCGAGCGGGTGGCGCCGGGCGTGGTCTACACCACGTTCCACTTCCCCGAGTCCGGGGCCAACGTGATCACCACCGACAACTCCGACTGGGCCACCAACTGCCCGGAATACAAAGTGACGGCGGTGGAGATCGTGCGGGTCAGCCAGCCTTCGCAATGGCAGAAGCGTTATCAGGCCTTCAGCGATGAACAACGCCGCTTGCTCAAGGAGCGTCGACATGCGGAAAAAGCCGAGGTGCGTCGATGA
- a CDS encoding formate dehydrogenase subunit delta, giving the protein MSAQNLIKMANEIARYFATEPDQALAVAGIRQHIKNFWTPAMRRDLGAWQEKYPDAVLHPLVLAALKEPEGVT; this is encoded by the coding sequence ATGAGCGCTCAGAACCTGATCAAGATGGCCAACGAGATCGCCCGTTATTTCGCCACCGAGCCTGACCAGGCGCTGGCGGTGGCTGGCATTCGACAACACATCAAGAACTTCTGGACGCCCGCCATGCGCCGGGACCTGGGGGCGTGGCAGGAAAAATATCCGGATGCGGTGTTGCATCCGTTGGTGTTGGCGGCGTTGAAAGAGCCGGAGGGAGTCACTTAA
- a CDS encoding type I secretion system permease/ATPase — MGLLLDPRHDIDAALLSYRRVFWSLGLFSGAINLLVLVPSLYMMQVYDRVLTSRNETTLFMLTLIALGLFMFSALIEWVRGEVMIRMSAGLDDALGERIFDAAFARSLREHNANPAQVLSDLATLRQLITGQGLIALLDAPWLPIFLLVAFIFHPWFGVLTLVLAVLLIGLALWGELATRTRLGEANRLGVQSSIYVNSTLQNAEVIQALGMLGPLRQRWSLLQQRIIAAQAHASDRGARITSATRFVRISGQSLALGLGALLVLEGQLSAGMMIAMSLLLGRALAPVEIAIGSWKQFNSGRQSYQRLSQLLEQHPRDRLRMPLPPPTGAVRLEQVYAGPPGASQPILRGINFSLGKGEVLAVVGPSASGKSTLARALVGVWPAMGGSVRLDDAEISQWSHDALGPYLGYLPQDIELFDGSVADNIARFGEQDADKIIAASRHAGIHEMILRFPKGYDTPLGPGGLGLSGGQKQRLGLARALYGSPSLIVLDEPNSNLDEAGELALVQAIGVLKAAGSTVVLITHRPNVLAVVDHILVLKDGTQQAFGPRDRVLKALMPGPRPTAVREASKDA; from the coding sequence ATGGGTTTGCTCCTTGATCCACGGCATGACATTGACGCCGCGTTGTTAAGTTATCGGCGTGTGTTCTGGTCCCTGGGCTTGTTCAGCGGGGCGATCAATCTGCTAGTGCTGGTGCCGTCGTTGTACATGATGCAGGTCTATGACCGGGTCCTCACCAGTCGCAACGAAACCACTTTGTTCATGCTCACCTTGATCGCCCTCGGGCTGTTCATGTTCAGTGCGTTGATCGAGTGGGTGCGCGGCGAGGTGATGATCCGCATGAGCGCCGGGCTGGACGATGCCTTGGGCGAACGGATCTTCGATGCGGCGTTCGCCCGCAGCCTGCGCGAGCACAACGCCAACCCGGCGCAAGTGCTGAGTGACCTGGCGACCCTGCGGCAACTGATTACCGGCCAGGGCCTGATCGCCTTGCTCGATGCGCCGTGGTTGCCGATCTTCCTGTTGGTGGCGTTTATCTTTCATCCCTGGTTCGGCGTTTTGACCCTGGTGCTCGCCGTGTTGCTGATCGGCCTGGCGCTGTGGGGCGAGCTGGCGACCCGCACGCGCCTGGGGGAGGCCAATCGACTGGGCGTGCAATCCTCGATCTACGTCAACAGTACCCTTCAGAACGCCGAAGTCATCCAGGCCCTGGGCATGCTCGGGCCGCTGCGCCAACGCTGGAGCCTGCTGCAACAACGGATCATTGCGGCGCAGGCCCACGCCAGCGATCGCGGGGCGCGCATCACCTCGGCGACGCGTTTCGTGCGGATTTCCGGCCAGTCCCTGGCTCTGGGATTGGGCGCGCTGTTGGTGCTTGAAGGGCAGCTCTCGGCGGGCATGATGATCGCCATGTCTTTGTTGTTGGGACGCGCCCTGGCACCGGTGGAAATCGCCATTGGCTCGTGGAAGCAATTCAACAGCGGCCGCCAGAGCTACCAGCGCCTGAGCCAATTGCTTGAGCAACACCCCCGTGATCGCTTGCGCATGCCGCTGCCGCCGCCCACGGGTGCGGTGCGCCTGGAGCAAGTGTATGCGGGGCCGCCCGGGGCTTCGCAGCCGATCTTGCGGGGCATCAATTTCAGCCTCGGCAAGGGCGAAGTGCTCGCGGTGGTTGGCCCCAGTGCCAGCGGCAAGTCGACCTTGGCTCGCGCGTTGGTTGGCGTGTGGCCGGCCATGGGGGGCTCGGTGCGCCTGGACGATGCCGAGATCAGCCAGTGGTCCCATGATGCGCTGGGGCCGTACCTCGGTTATCTGCCCCAGGACATCGAGCTGTTCGACGGCAGCGTCGCCGATAATATCGCCCGCTTCGGTGAACAGGACGCCGACAAGATCATCGCCGCCAGCCGCCACGCGGGCATCCACGAAATGATCCTGAGATTTCCCAAGGGCTACGACACGCCGCTGGGCCCCGGCGGGCTGGGTTTGTCGGGCGGCCAGAAGCAGCGTCTGGGCCTGGCGCGTGCACTGTACGGCAGCCCGTCGCTGATCGTGCTCGACGAGCCCAATTCCAATCTGGATGAAGCCGGTGAACTGGCGCTGGTGCAAGCCATTGGTGTGCTGAAGGCCGCCGGCAGCACCGTGGTGTTGATCACCCATAGGCCCAATGTGTTGGCGGTGGTCGATCACATCCTTGTGTTGAAGGACGGCACTCAGCAAGCGTTCGGCCCGCGAGACCGAGTGCTCAAGGCGCTGATGCCGGGGCCAAGGCCAACCGCCGTGCGGGAGGCAAGCAAAGATGCGTGA
- the tspO gene encoding tryptophan-rich sensory protein TspO has translation MTFFIFLLACCAAASTGVIFKPGPWYESLVKPSFTPPNWLFPVAWSVIYLLLAWAGYRLSLIPGSQLALSLWAAQIALNTLWTPVFFGAHHMIAGMVIITLLWLVVAAMVVLALRLDVITGLILFPYLAWLCVAAALNFSILRNNR, from the coding sequence ATGACCTTCTTTATTTTTCTCCTCGCCTGCTGTGCTGCTGCAAGCACTGGCGTCATTTTCAAACCAGGCCCATGGTACGAATCCCTGGTCAAACCCAGCTTCACGCCGCCCAATTGGCTGTTCCCCGTGGCCTGGTCGGTTATTTACCTGCTGCTGGCCTGGGCAGGGTACCGCTTGAGCCTGATACCGGGAAGCCAATTGGCGCTGTCGTTGTGGGCGGCGCAGATTGCGCTTAACACGTTGTGGACGCCGGTGTTTTTCGGCGCGCATCACATGATCGCCGGCATGGTGATCATCACGCTGCTCTGGCTGGTCGTGGCCGCGATGGTGGTGTTGGCGTTGCGCCTGGACGTGATCACCGGGTTGATCCTGTTTCCCTACCTGGCGTGGCTTTGCGTGGCTGCTGCGCTGAACTTCTCCATCCTGCGCAACAATCGCTGA